The DNA sequence GCAGCGAGAACCTTTAATTTTCTGCCCTGTCCGAAAGCGTGTTGTCCATTCATGATCCCCGAACTCGGTAGCTACGCCCTCATTCTTTCCCTATGTTTGGCCCTGGTGCAGGGGATTTTTCCCCTGGTGGGAGCTGCTCGTGGCCATCGTACCTGGATGGCATTGGCCTACACCGCGAGCCGTGGCCAATTCGGATTTCTATTGATTGCCATGACGTGTCTCGCCTGGTCGTTCGTTCAGAATGACTTTACGGTAGAGTACGTGGCACAGAATTCTAATCTGGCGCTTCCGCTGCACTACCGTCTTTCTGCGGTATGGGGTGGGCATGAGGGGTCTTTGTTGTTGTGGGCCTTCATGCTGGGAGGCTGGACGTTAGCAGTAGGTTTGTCGGGTCGAGGCCTCCCTGCTGAATTTCGTGCCCGTGTATTGGGAGTGATGGGGCTGGTGAGTGCCGGCTTCCTGATGTTCATGCTCTTTACCTCCAATCCCTTTGGACGTATCAGTCCATCCAATCTACCTGCGGGATTTGAGGGGCGTGACCTAAATCCATTGCTGCAAGACCCCGGTCTGATTATTCATCCACCAATGTTGTATCTAGGCTATGTAGGTTTTGCCGTAGCCTTTGCCTTTGCCATCGCTGCCTTGTTGGGGGGACGATTAGACGCCGCCTGGGCGCGTTGGTCGCGACCCTGGACCTTGGCCGCCTGGGTATTTCTAACACTGGGAATTACCATTGGCTCGTTCTGGGCTTATTATGAATTGGGCTGGGGTGGCTGGTGGTTTTGGGACCCGGTAGAAAATGCCTCGTTTATGCCTTGGTTGGTAGGTACCGCCTTGCTCCATTCCCTGGCGGTGACCGAAAAACGCGGCGAATTTCGTTCCTGGACCTTGTTATTGGCAATCTCCGCCTTCTCATTAAGCCTGCTTGGGACTTTTCTAGTACGTTCTGGGGTATTAACCTCAGTCCATGCCTTCGCTGCGGATCCACGGCGTGGGGTTTTCATCTTGCTCTTCCTCGCGGCGGTGGTGGGTAGTTCGCTGCTATTGTATGCGGTGCGCGGACCACATCTGGGACGACAGCGTGGCGTTGGTTTTTCGCTGGTATCGCGAGAAGCGGCCCTGCTCGCCAATAATGTGCTATTGGTAGTAGCTACGGCCACTATTCTATTGGGGACCTTGTACCCGTTGATCCTAGATGCTTTGGATTTGGGCAAGATTTCGGTCGGTCCACCTTATTTCTCGTCAGTCTTTGTACCGTTGATGGTCCCATTGATCTTCCTTATGGGGGTGGGGTCCTTGATTCGTTGGCGGCGCATGGCCTGGATTGATCTGGTGCTACGGTTGCGTTGGACCGCAATTGTGGCCATCTTAGTTGCGGTGGGGGGGCCGATATTGGCGGGACAGTGGACGCCAATGGTGAGTCTGGGACTGTGGCTCGCCTTGTGGGTAATTGCCGCCACCCTCGAAACGTTAGAGGTGCGGGTACGAACCATCGGTCGTTGGGATATCTCCGAGGGATTGCGGGCCGTACCTTTGGGGGTGTGGGGGATGAGTTTTGCCCATTGTGGCGTTGGGATCTTCATCATCGGGGTGACCCTTTCCGGTGGCTACAGCGAGGAGCGTGAGGTACGTCTTGCGCCGGGTCAATCGATCACTATCTCTGGCTATGAATTCCGCTTCGATGGTGTTTCTCAGCAGGAGGGAGCTAATTACGTCGCCCAGCAAGGTACGGTAACGGTGACAAATACTCGTGGTAGAACTTGGGTTCTGTATCCAGAAAAACGGGTCTATCGTATTCAAACCATGCCGATGACCGAGGCCGCTATTGATTATGGCCTGCTCCGTCACCTCTATGTCGCCTTAGGAGAATCAGTAAGTGGTGGGGCGTGGAGCCTGCGGCTATATGTCAAACCTTTCGTAGGTTGGATCTGGTTGGGGGCATTGGTAATGGCCTTAGGCGGGGTGTTGGCTGCGGCTGATCGTCGTTATCGATTACCTTTATGACACAGGGTTAATGAACAATGTGAGAGCTAAGTGTCGTTTAGATTAAGGGAAGCTGGCAATTACCAACCTGTTTGTGGAATGTAAGATGAATCATCGCCTAATCCCTTTTGCTATTTTCGCCGTGTTAGTAGTTTTCCTTGGCGTGGGATTGCGTCTCGATCCGCGTGAGGTGCCTTCACCGCTGGTGGGTAAGCCTGCCCCAGATTTCCACTTACCCACGTTGAAGGATCCGAACACCATGTTGAGTAGGCAGGACTTATTGGGCAAGGTTTATTTGCTCAATGTTTGGGCCTCATGGTGCGTTTCCTGCCGGCAAGAACACCCGCTGTTGGTGGACGCCACGCGAAAAAGTCTGTTGGAGATCTACGGGTTAAACTACAAGGACCAGAGGGAGGCCGCTTTGCGTTGGCTGGCTGATTTTGGTAATCCCTACCGTGCGGTGGTGGTCGATGAGGATGGTCGAACCGGTATCAATTACGGGGTCTATGGCGTGCCCGAGAGTTATTTAATCGACAAGAAAGGCGTGATTCGCTACAAATATATCGGTCCCTTGACTCCAGATAAGATTGAGGGTCACTTGGTGCCTCTTGTGAGAAGTCTTGCTAGTGAGAATTAAGCAAGAATCGCGATGAAATACTCTCCTCTTCCTTGGTGATTATCTATGACTGGCGACCAAAAGATGTCAGAGCTGCGCCGTCACCTTCAGGATCTGCGCTTAGAATCCCGTGACTTGGACGCAACTATCGCACGCCTGAGCGTAGACCCCATGCAGGATCAGCTCCGATTGTACCGCAGCAAAAAACGCAAGCTGCAAGTTAAGGACATCATTACCCGTCTGGAAAGTCAACTCATCCCTGACCTTGATGCTTGATGCTTGATTGCGTTAGGTGTCTATTTCTTTACTAATCCAAGCTGGGCTACCAGCGTAAAGCACGAGAGTTGAGCTGAGCACCTTTTTGCGAAGCCCAACTTGAAACACGAGCAATTCGCGGAAAATTATATTGATCTTCCTTCGTCGGCCCACAGCCTACGCGCTCATAGCTACCGCGAACACTGATTCATTGTGAAGCAGGAGGCCATTGATTGTGGGGAGGGAATTTAATGTCGTGCGTTGTAATTAATCTGTGCAACAGTGCCAGGGATTCTCATAATGAGTTGCTGCGAGTGCGACTTTTCATTCCCCCTCCCGTTGGGAGGGGGAAGCACGGTTACTGTTTTAGTAAGGCATCAGGGTCAGCCTCACGCAAAACGCAGTGATTAGTAATGCGAGTTCCGGGACGGATGGTAGCCATTGCTGGGCAATAGCGTTCTTCGGAGAGTTGAATTGCGCGTTGTACTCGTTTTTCGTCAAGGCTGAATCCAGTTACCAAGTATTCGATGTGGACCTCGACGAATTTTTTGGGGTGTTCTTCGGCATCCTGGCTGGTAACTTTGACCTGAAGCCCAGTAACTTTTTGTTGCATCTTGCGTAGGATAGAGATTACGTCCATGGCCGTGCAGCCAGCAACACCGGCGGCTACCAATTCCATTGGACGGGCTCCCGTGCCACGTCCTCCGGTCTCAGGGTTACCAGAGTCGACCATCAGGGTATGTTTGCTACCGGTCTCTACCGCAAACTGCATACCACTGACCAAAGTAACAGTGGCTTGGGTCATGGGGGTAATTCCTCGCTGGTTGGAAGGGGAGCCCCATAATACCGCGACACACCAGAACTTTGCATCTTAAACCAACGGTATTACTACAGAATTCGTTACTTGAAATCAGTTTTCAGGCAGTTGTGCTTTTGCAGCCCTTCGGGCTGCAAAAGCAGTCATTCAAAAGCTAGATGCGTTTGTTTTAAGGCGTCGGGACGCAGGTTGATTTTGGCAGTTGGTTACCCATTCCCGGCCCTATTTGATTCGGACTGGGAATATTTTGTTGGCAGGTGGGGCAGTAGCCGTGCCAATAACTCTGCGGAGGACCATAACCAGGGGCATAGCTATAGCCATAGTCGTAGGAATAACCGGGACCATAGTTATAACCACTCTGCCAGCTCCAGGATTGCGGGTTTTGCCCTCCCCAATAGTTATAGGAGGTCGTCGGGGCCTGTTTCTGAATCTGGGCCTGCATTTGGGTCTGAATCTGCGCGGCTTGTTTGGCGGCTCGCTCCTGCATTTGGCGTTGTTGTTCGGCCATATAGGCCCAACGTTCTTCCGGGGTACGGGCGCTCATGATGCGGCGATTCTGTTCTTGCCACTCTTCAGGGGTCATGAGTTGACCGCCGCCCATTACTAGGGCGGGGTCTCCTGATACTGCCGGCGTGGCTGCCGCAGGAGTTTTTGGGGCGGTATTGGGTGTCAACGCTGATTCTTCCGCGATGGCTACCCCCTGAACCGCAAGCGACAAAAGACCGGCGGCGGTTACGTTCATTAATATCGTGTTATTCATTTCACACTCCCTCATTCTGAATTTAATGATGGTTGAATTAAACCATAGGTAGCAACCGGAGTTTATTTAGCAAACACTTCGTCAGAAAAAGCCACTTACTCCTGCCGCTACTAGGGCCTCCCGCAAGAAAGAGACAATCTCATTCAGGGGGAGATCTCGTGATTGGTTCTCGGGTCGGCCACGGTATTCGACCGTAGCGGCGTCTAATCCGCGATCACTCATTACCAAGCGGTGTGGAATACCGATAAGTTCCGCATCGGCAAACATGACCCCCGGACGTAATCCACGATCATCAAACAATACCTCAATGCCGACCGAGCGTAGCTCATTGTAGAGGCGTTCGGCGGCTTGGGCCAGACGGATCGAGCGGTGCATGTTGATCGGGATCAGCACGACATGGAAGGGGGCAATGGTGGCCGGCCAGAGGATTCCACGCTCGTCATTGTTCTGTTCGATAGCGGCGGCGACGATACGGGAAACTCCAATACCGTAGCAGCCCATCACCATAGTTACTGGACGGCCATCCTCGCCCAGAATCTCGGCCTTCAAGGCGGCACTGTATTTGGTGCCGAGTTGGAAGATATGACCAACCTCGATCCCGCGACACAGCGCGAGCTTTCCCTTTCCGTCAGGACTCAGGTCGCCCTCGACGACACTGCGCAGATCGGCTGTTTCTGGCTCAGGGAGGTCACGGCCCCAGTTGACGCCAGTACGGTGGAAATTATCGCGATTGGCCCCGCATACGAAGTCGGCCACGACCGCAGCCGCACGGTCGCAGATCACCGGGCAGTTTAGGCCCACCGGTCCTACGGAACCGGGGTCGGCGCCGGTGGCCTCTCGTACTCGTTCGGGGGAGGCAAAGGTCAACGGCGTGGCTACCGCAGGGAGTCGGGCGGCTTTCACCTCGTTGAGTTCGTGATCACCACGCAACACCAAGGCAACCACCCCACCATCAGCGCCTTCCACCAATAACGTTTTAACAATGTGCGACGCCGGAACAATGAGGCAGATGGTTACAGCGGAGATAGTGCGCACCCCTGGGGTATATACCTCGCCCATTTCTTGGCTGGGGGCTGGGCGTGCGCCTGGGAGGAGGGCTTCGGCTAGTTCAAGGTTGGCGGCATATTCGGAATCGGGACAGAAGGCAATAACATCTTCACCGGAATCGGCCAAGACATGGAATTCATGGGAGGCGCTACCGCCAATACTACCGGTATCCGCCCGCACCGCCCGGAATCGTAGGCCCAAGCGCGTGAAGATGCAGCTATAGGCGTGATACATCACCTGATAGGTTGTGGCCAGCGATGTTTCATCCAGGTGAAAGCTATAAGCGTCCTTCATCAGAAACTCGCGCGCCCGCATTAGGCCGAAGCGGGGACGGATCTCGTCGCGAAATTTGGTTTGAATCTGATAGAAATTGACGGGAAGCTGTCGATAGCTGTGCAGTTCGGATCGTGCTAGATCGGTGATGACCTCTTCATGGGTAGGTCCGAAACAGAATTTCCGCTGATGACGATCTTGGATACGAAGTAATTCAGGACCGTATTTTTCCCAACGCCCTGACTCTTGCCATAATTCGGCGGGTTGGATCGCTGGCATTAGTACTTCTTGAGCCCCCGCGCGATTCATTTCCTCACGTACTACCGCCTCTACTTTACGCAATACGCGTAATCCTAGCGGTAGCCAGGTATAAAGTCCTGCCGCGAGTTTACGAATCATGCCGGCACGCAGCAGAAGTTTATGGCTGATCACCTCGGCGTCAGCAGGGGTCTCTTTAAGGGTAGGGAGTAGTAATTGAGAGAGGCGCATAGTGGATCTCGCAGGGGACTTTTTCCGCGTAGCGGAAATTGATTTTAGTTGTGGATTTCAATTCACGGAGAGCATTCGTCCGTGGGTTGAAACTCACAGCTAAATACCTAATGAAAGAGAGGTTATTTGATTGTCAAGACTTTTTACTCCACAGAAGAGTGATTAGCTCTTCGTGGATAATGTCGCTGGATTGAGAATGTTGGTGGATTTAGAAGGACATTCTTTTCTCAGCTCATTCCAGTATTCATTCTGTTGACGGGTATAGAGATCATCCTGGCCAGGTTCTGGTATATCATTAATGTGCCGTAAACTGGCAGCGGCTACAGTCGTATCGAGTATGGCATCTCCCGCTGCTATTGTTGCATCAATAAAACTTAGCAGATACCACTCGCTTGCCAACAGTGCGCCCATCAATCCGCCACCGAATAGGTTAGTTGGGCCAACCAGCGGAAGAACGACATATGGTCCTAGTGGGATTCCGGCATTACAAAATGATTCACTTATCTCGACTTGGCGTCGTTTCAAGCCAATGATTGTAGCAACATCAAATATACCGGCGACACCGATAGTACTATTTACAGCAAGCCTTGCTAGTGATACGACAGAATCCTTTGGATGACCATCTACAAGATTAGTAAAGACGAATTCAGGTTCAGTAATATTCTCGTAAAAGTTGGATCCTGTCTTCTTCAACCAAACAGGCACGACCTTTTCAAGAGTATTCGCGGTAGGATCAACGATATAGTAAGAAAAAAAGGCATTAAATCCAAACATAGCACGGTTGATAGGACTAAATATATCTGGAGGCGTATTTACTTGTTGTTGATTCTGAATCTTCGGGTTGTCCTGGGCAATAGCTGGCGCCACGCCTACCCATACCAAAGCATAGATTGTTACACATATTCTTGTGATCATATTCATAATTTATAATTCCCGGATTATGGTGGAAATAGTGAAAAAACCCACGATGAAAGATGTGCCGTGATATGGAATAACGATTAAAGACTTCTTCTTATAAATCTGTCCTCACCGGCTTCGATTGCGGTGTCTAGCGATAAATTAACCGACACACGCGTTATTCTGATCTTTATGTTTTCCTTTTAGGGTTATGGTTGAACGTTGTAGAGATTGCCCAGTTAGTTCTTCTTATTTCTCTCTGGGAGCACGGGTGCCTCGCCCGCTCTTGTGCGGCCAAGATGCCCGCGCTCCCAGGGGGATCTGAACGATTACCATAATTCTGCGGTTCCTTTCCCGGCCAGACACTAGGTCGCAACTTGGGTTATCTAATAGACATTATCGGAAACCCAAAACCTCACCCCCAACCCCCTCTCCCTTAACAGGAGAGGGGGAGATTTTTTGCCTGTTTACATCGTTCCCACGCTCCGCGTGGGAATGCATCCCGCGACGCTCTCGCGTCGCGTGTCCCGAGACACGGCACATCCATGTGGTAATTGCGTTCCACACGGTCATATAGCGCGATGACTTCCGGCTTGTTCGTGATCCCCACCAATACGCGACGCAGGAGCGTCGCGGGATGCATTCCCACGCGGAGCGTGGGAACGATGTAACAGAATTGGTAACTGTTTGTTAGAAAACAGAGTTCCTTAACTTAATGGCCGTGAGGGCAACGCCCTGGGCTGATATACCGACACGCCGTTGGCGTGTCTAAAAGAATTACGATACTCTATCTGCGCAACTTTACGCTGGTGGCCACGATTTCCACAGGCGATTAGTTTTAGCTAATCCTAAATTGCCCCACGACTTCTTTCATGTCTGACGAAAGGTGGGCCAGGTTGGCGGCCGCTTGTGCGATTTGAGTAGAGCCCTCGGAGCTTTCTTTCGACACGCTAGCGATGGTATCTATATCACTACTGATCGTTCCAGAGACAATCGACATCTCCTCCGTCGCAGAGGCAATACTGTGGATTATTCCGGTCAGTTTTTCGATACTGAGCACTATTTCGTCGAGGGCGGTTCCAGCATTCTTTGAATAGGCTACACCGGATTCAACCTTTTTGGCACTCTCATCCATGGAGATAACTGCCTTGCTGACCTCTTGCTGAATGGCCTGGATCATTTCGTTTATTTCAGAGGTGGCTTTGGTGGTTCGATTGGCAAGTGTTCGTACCTCATCCGCCACCACTGAAAAGCCTCGACCATGCTCACCGGCGCGTGCGGCCTCAATGGCGGCATTTAACGCAAGGAGGTTGGTCTGATTAGCGATGTCCTTAATCACATGGACAATATCGCCAATCTGTTGGGAGCGTTTGCCAAGTGATTTTACCATTTGAGCCGAGACATTAACCGTATTGGCAATAGACTCGATCTCTTCTACAGATTTGGTCACGATGCCGCCGCCATGCTTGGCAATCTTGGTGCTATCCTCGGCCGCTACCGCCATTTGAGAGGCATTTTGTGCTATATCGAGTACTGTCTGAGACATTTCCTCAGTGGAGGTGGCAATTTGGATTGCCTTTCCTGATTGTTCTACAACACCTTTCGACATCTGTTCGGCGCTGACGCTCAATTGGTTACTGCCTGAGGCAACAGTATCGGACGCAGACTTTATTGCAGCGATCATGGTTCTGAGATTTCTGGCCATCACCGTCATTGATGACAGTAATTGGCCAACCTCATCCTTAGAGCCTGTGGCAATGTTGGTAACAAGATCTCCTTGTGATAGCCGGGTGGTAATATTAATCGCTATTTGGAGCGGTTTGGTAATTACCTTTGCCACAAATAATGACAACATCAGGATAAGTGCAGAGAAGATAGTGGCGGAGATGAGTATGGTTATTCTGATGTTGGAGATCTCTTCTGCTACATCATCGATATACAAACCAGTACCGACGATCCATGCCCAGGGTTTGAATTCCTTCACGAAGGAAAGTTTCGCATATGTTTCCGCGCTGACTCCTCCACTGGGAAGTGGCTTGGGCCAGTTGTAGGTTGCATAGCCCTCTCCTTTGCTGCGAGTTATTTCCGCAAACGCCTGGAATAGATTTTTGCGTCCGTCGGTTTTTACAATTGTGCCATTCAGACCAGCCTTCATGCT is a window from the Gammaproteobacteria bacterium genome containing:
- a CDS encoding phospholipid-binding lipoprotein MlaA; this encodes MNMITRICVTIYALVWVGVAPAIAQDNPKIQNQQQVNTPPDIFSPINRAMFGFNAFFSYYIVDPTANTLEKVVPVWLKKTGSNFYENITEPEFVFTNLVDGHPKDSVVSLARLAVNSTIGVAGIFDVATIIGLKRRQVEISESFCNAGIPLGPYVVLPLVGPTNLFGGGLMGALLASEWYLLSFIDATIAAGDAILDTTVAAASLRHINDIPEPGQDDLYTRQQNEYWNELRKECPSKSTNILNPATLSTKS
- the proS gene encoding proline--tRNA ligase: MRLSQLLLPTLKETPADAEVISHKLLLRAGMIRKLAAGLYTWLPLGLRVLRKVEAVVREEMNRAGAQEVLMPAIQPAELWQESGRWEKYGPELLRIQDRHQRKFCFGPTHEEVITDLARSELHSYRQLPVNFYQIQTKFRDEIRPRFGLMRAREFLMKDAYSFHLDETSLATTYQVMYHAYSCIFTRLGLRFRAVRADTGSIGGSASHEFHVLADSGEDVIAFCPDSEYAANLELAEALLPGARPAPSQEMGEVYTPGVRTISAVTICLIVPASHIVKTLLVEGADGGVVALVLRGDHELNEVKAARLPAVATPLTFASPERVREATGADPGSVGPVGLNCPVICDRAAAVVADFVCGANRDNFHRTGVNWGRDLPEPETADLRSVVEGDLSPDGKGKLALCRGIEVGHIFQLGTKYSAALKAEILGEDGRPVTMVMGCYGIGVSRIVAAAIEQNNDERGILWPATIAPFHVVLIPINMHRSIRLAQAAERLYNELRSVGIEVLFDDRGLRPGVMFADAELIGIPHRLVMSDRGLDAATVEYRGRPENQSRDLPLNEIVSFLREALVAAGVSGFF
- the ccmG gene encoding thiol:disulfide oxidoreductase CcmG, which codes for MNHRLIPFAIFAVLVVFLGVGLRLDPREVPSPLVGKPAPDFHLPTLKDPNTMLSRQDLLGKVYLLNVWASWCVSCRQEHPLLVDATRKSLLEIYGLNYKDQREAALRWLADFGNPYRAVVVDEDGRTGINYGVYGVPESYLIDKKGVIRYKYIGPLTPDKIEGHLVPLVRSLASEN
- a CDS encoding exported hypothetical protein (Evidence 5 : Unknown function); its protein translation is MNNTILMNVTAAGLLSLAVQGVAIAEESALTPNTAPKTPAAATPAVSGDPALVMGGGQLMTPEEWQEQNRRIMSARTPEERWAYMAEQQRQMQERAAKQAAQIQTQMQAQIQKQAPTTSYNYWGGQNPQSWSWQSGYNYGPGYSYDYGYSYAPGYGPPQSYWHGYCPTCQQNIPSPNQIGPGMGNQLPKSTCVPTP
- a CDS encoding conserved hypothetical protein (Evidence 4 : Unknown function but conserved in other organisms), coding for MTGDQKMSELRRHLQDLRLESRDLDATIARLSVDPMQDQLRLYRSKKRKLQVKDIITRLESQLIPDLDA
- a CDS encoding putative redox protein (Evidence 3 : Putative function from multiple computational evidences) encodes the protein MTQATVTLVSGMQFAVETGSKHTLMVDSGNPETGGRGTGARPMELVAAGVAGCTAMDVISILRKMQQKVTGLQVKVTSQDAEEHPKKFVEVHIEYLVTGFSLDEKRVQRAIQLSEERYCPAMATIRPGTRITNHCVLREADPDALLKQ
- the ccmF gene encoding holocytochrome c synthase CcmF component, yielding MIPELGSYALILSLCLALVQGIFPLVGAARGHRTWMALAYTASRGQFGFLLIAMTCLAWSFVQNDFTVEYVAQNSNLALPLHYRLSAVWGGHEGSLLLWAFMLGGWTLAVGLSGRGLPAEFRARVLGVMGLVSAGFLMFMLFTSNPFGRISPSNLPAGFEGRDLNPLLQDPGLIIHPPMLYLGYVGFAVAFAFAIAALLGGRLDAAWARWSRPWTLAAWVFLTLGITIGSFWAYYELGWGGWWFWDPVENASFMPWLVGTALLHSLAVTEKRGEFRSWTLLLAISAFSLSLLGTFLVRSGVLTSVHAFAADPRRGVFILLFLAAVVGSSLLLYAVRGPHLGRQRGVGFSLVSREAALLANNVLLVVATATILLGTLYPLILDALDLGKISVGPPYFSSVFVPLMVPLIFLMGVGSLIRWRRMAWIDLVLRLRWTAIVAILVAVGGPILAGQWTPMVSLGLWLALWVIAATLETLEVRVRTIGRWDISEGLRAVPLGVWGMSFAHCGVGIFIIGVTLSGGYSEEREVRLAPGQSITISGYEFRFDGVSQQEGANYVAQQGTVTVTNTRGRTWVLYPEKRVYRIQTMPMTEAAIDYGLLRHLYVALGESVSGGAWSLRLYVKPFVGWIWLGALVMALGGVLAAADRRYRLPL
- a CDS encoding methyl-accepting chemotaxis protein — its product is MTYRNGTRPLSTGNRSDTPKSAAISTAPKQVRRPRSAREMDDYQTIAPHSNTTSVKKHMKFNRFSDITIKTKIIGLSMFIVVLCLGGLLTFYLPYVEQNIIKEKTKGLSNLTDVVISLLTEYNDRYKKGEFGLSEAQEYAKARIKNLRYMQTEYFWINDNQLPFPTMIMHPTVSALDGKVMDNAKYNCATSMKAGLNGTIVKTDGRKNLFQAFAEITRSKGEGYATYNWPKPLPSGGVSAETYAKLSFVKEFKPWAWIVGTGLYIDDVAEEISNIRITILISATIFSALILMLSLFVAKVITKPLQIAINITTRLSQGDLVTNIATGSKDEVGQLLSSMTVMARNLRTMIAAIKSASDTVASGSNQLSVSAEQMSKGVVEQSGKAIQIATSTEEMSQTVLDIAQNASQMAVAAEDSTKIAKHGGGIVTKSVEEIESIANTVNVSAQMVKSLGKRSQQIGDIVHVIKDIANQTNLLALNAAIEAARAGEHGRGFSVVADEVRTLANRTTKATSEINEMIQAIQQEVSKAVISMDESAKKVESGVAYSKNAGTALDEIVLSIEKLTGIIHSIASATEEMSIVSGTISSDIDTIASVSKESSEGSTQIAQAAANLAHLSSDMKEVVGQFRIS
- a CDS encoding hypothetical protein (Evidence 5 : Unknown function); amino-acid sequence: MHPATLLRRVLVGITNKPEVIALYDRVERNYHMDVPCLGTRDARASRDAFPRGAWERCKQAKNLPLSC